The sequence GCCATGGCTCTATATTCCGCTTCTGCCGAAGAACGTGACACGGTGCTTTGCTTCTTAGACTTCCAAGAGATCAAAAAACTTCCCAACTTGATGCAATAGCCCGTGACTGAGCGACGAGTCATTGGACATGCGGCCCAGTCGGAATCACAATAAGCCTGAAGAGAAAAGGAACAACTAGCAGATAACAAAATCCCTAAGCCTGGGGCAGACTTCAAATAACGCAGCACACGGAACGCAGCATCCATATGGGATTTTTTTGGTGCATGCATAAACTGACTAAGGACTTGTACAGCATAAGAAATATCCGGTCTTGTGACGGTCAGATAGATGAGCCTTCCAACTAACCTCTTATAAGCATCAGGATTGGATAACAAAGGATCGGCGAGACCAGAGATAGAGTTCTTTCGACTAAATTCATCAAGTTCATGACTAGTCAATTTGAGATGTTGTACAGCAGGAGTATCACAAGGTTTAGCACCTGTTAAACCAGAATCAGCTAGCAATTCCAGCACATACTTTCGTTGATTGAGGTAAATCCCCACCTTGGATCTAGCTACCTCTATGCCAAGGAAATAACGCAAAGAGCCAAGGTCTTTAATGTGAATTTGTGAATGCAAGTAAACCTTTAAATCTGAGATAGATTTCTCACTACTCCCGGTGATAATAATATCATCTACGTACACGAGCAACAAAGTGATATGAGCAGAATCATGTTTAACAAAAAGAGAGTGATCGTTGGCCGATTGTGTAAATCCAGCAAGCTTCATAACACAAGCAAATTTAGTGTTCCATTGCCTAGAGGCTTGCTTAAGGCCATAGAGGGACTTAAGCAACCGACAAACACGCTGCTCCCCCTGAGGAGAACACCCCTGTGGCACACGCATATATACCTCTTCATCCAAATTACCTTGGAGAAATGCATTAGTGACATCCATTTGGTGAAGAGGCCACTGTTTTGCAGCTGCAACACTCAACAAACATCTTAGAGTGACGATTTTAGCCGTAGGTGAAAAGGTATCATGATAATCTATCCCTTCTTGTTGTGTGTAGCCTTTGGCTACGAGACGGGCTTTAAAACGATCAACGGTTCCATCCGGATGTCGTTTAATTTTATACACCCACCGGCAACCAATTGGCTTCTTCCCAACTGGTAACGGAACTAAATCCCAAGTGTGATTGGATTCTAAAGCCGCAAGTTCTAGGTCCATGGCTGCCTTCCATCTAGGATCTAAAATAGCCTCATGATAGGAACTAGGCTCCCTGTCTAAAGAAATAGATGCCAAAAAAGCTTGATATGATTGGGAAAACTTGGAATAAGTAACATATTGTATGAGAGGATAGGAAGAAGAAGCTAGATTACTGTGAGACAAAGTGGGACAGGAATAATCCTTAGTCCAGACAGGAGGCTTGAGAGCACGCAAGGATTTTCTTGGTGGCTGGGAAATAGTGACTGAATGTGGGACTTCATGTAGGGCTGGACCATCGAGAGGAGAAGATGGGGCAGGGGGAGTGACCTCAACAGGGTCTGATGGAGTTGAAGAAAAATCAGGAGTAACATTGAAGGGAAAAACAGGTTGAGGATGACTAGGAGAAGCAAAGGGAAAAATGCTCTCATGAAAAACAACATCTCGGGAAACAAAAAACTTTTGTGTATCAAGACTCATTACTTTGTATCCTTTTTGATTGTTGGAATAGCCCAAGAACACACACGCACTTGCTCTAGCAGAAAATTTATCCTTGTGAGTCAAGGATGTGACGTAACATAAACAACCAAAAACACGAAGATGACTAAACGATGGAGGTTTATGGAGTAAGACTTCATGTGGTGTCCTGTTTTGCAACAATGGAGTAGGGGTGCGGTTAATGATATAGCAAGCAGTCAAGACACATTCCCCCCAGAATTTCAAAGGTAAAGAAGATTGGAAACGCAAGGCTCGTGCAACATCAAGTATATGCCTATGTTTACGTTCAACaactccattttgttgtggagtGTATGGACAAGAACTTTGATGTACAATACCTAAGGAGTTAAACAACAAAGTAcattcatttttgaaaaaatcaCTCGCATTGTCGGTTCGAATGATTTTCACAAGGGCAGAAAATTGAGTTTTAACAAGCTGGAAGAAGTTTTTGAGAAGTTGTAATACATCCACTTTAAAATGCATTAGATAAACCCATGTCGcctttgaaaaatcatccactaTAGTGAGAAAATATTTCTCACCATTATGTGTAGGAGTATGAAAAGGCCCCCATATGTCAACATGAACCAATGCAAAGCAATAAGAAGATTTAGACAAACTCATTAATGGAAACTGAAGTCTAGTTTGTTTAGACAGTGGACAAACAGGGCAATGAGGAAACTTTACAGATTTTGGTATAAAAGGAAGTAATTGCATTCGAGACATAGACATATGTCCTAAACGCTTATGCCAAACAAAAGAATCATCAGAAACGGTAGGCAAAGAGCTGTAACTATGAACAGAATTATTACAAAGAGAATCAAGAAAGGAGACAGAAGGTACTGAGCTGTGATGTGAACTTGAAAAGAATCTTGTGTTAAGGTGATATAGGCCATTGCACTCTTTACCAATCCCCATTAATCTCCCAGTCTTGAGGTCCTGAAATAAGCAAAAATGGGGATAAAAGATAACAAAGCAATTATTATCTTTGGTAAACTTGGATATGGAAAGAAGATTGAGGTTGAAATCTGGCATATGTAACACACGGTCAAGGGTGATGGAATCATTAAGCAAGACAGATCCTATCTTATTCACAGCAGCCTTGCCACCATTTGGCAATCTTACGAACTTAGATGAAAGCGCCACAGAACCAGGATTTCGCAACAGACTAGAATCACCAACCATATGTTCATTTGCACCACTGTCAATAATCCAATGAGAAAACATACTCGGTTTAGTTGAAGTACCTGCCATGTTGACTACCGGTTCAGCTGTAGATTGAACTTTGCAAGTgcccaacaacttcaaaatTTCGGCATATTGAGCAGGTGTAAAAATGGAAGGGACAGCAGTGTTTTTGTCATCTGTGTTGGTCAAGGGGGAAGCCTCTGTCTGTGCACCATCAGATAAATTTGCAGATGGCCTCGAAGTTCGAGGATTATCCCTGTAAATCCGTCCATGCTGGCCCTTCTTACCATGAGGGGATTTGTACAACTTATGGCTCGGGGGATAACCAACAAGCTTATAACAAAATTCCCGAGTGTGACCATTCAAGTTACAGTAGTCACATGTCAAAACATcctttttttgataattttgctTGCTTTGTGCAGAGAAAAACACTGCTGATGGGGGTTCTGACGTGGACAAGGATCTGTGTGATTCTTCTTGAGAGATGATCGAAAAAGCCTGACCAACAGAGGGTAGAGGACTCATCATCAAGATTTGGCTTCGAATTGAGGTATAACTCTCATTTAATCCCATCAGAAACTGCAATAGCTTTTGTTGTTGATCATGCACAATGTATTGCCTCGCTGTTGCACATTCACAGGAAGGAAGTACAACCAACGACGAGTACTCATCCCACAATTGTTTCAGTCGACAATAGTAACTCGACACAGTGTTACTAGCTTGTGTCAACCTGCCAATTTCCCGGTGCAAAGAGAAAATCCTCGAACCATTAACTTTGTCATACTGCTCCTTGAGATCGGTCCAAACTGTTGATGCATCAATAGCATAGACGATGCCCCCAAAAATTTCTTTCGAAACAGAATTCATAATCCAAGACAACACTAAAGCATTACATCTCTCCCATTGATGTAATGTAGGTTGGTCACACGGAGGTCTTTTACATGTGCCATCGATGAAGCCGGTTTTATTCTTAGCACGTAAAGCGATGAGCATCGCCCGACTCCATATTCCATAATTATCAGTACCTACTAATTGATCAGTGATAAGGCTCATACCAGGTGTATCCGAAGGATGTATGTAGAGTGGATCGTTGAATCCGATGTTAACCGCCATGGAAGCTTGCAGAAAACCAGATCGTAGCCAAAAATCTCACAAAAGAATTGACAAAGTGCGCGTACAGATTCTCAAATCTGCACTGCAGAGGAGCTATgatcttgaaaaaaaaacaagaatcgGAGAAGAAATCAGAGTGAAGTCGCCaataaccgctctgataccatattaaaGTGTAGAGAAAAAAGGAAGCTAAGCCGACTTCATTTCTTAACTTCTGGAAAAAATTACAATTGTTCTCATACAGTTCCAATATATATGTACAGAGGAGTAGCTAGTGTGTGGCTAACAAAATCGTGTATCAAATGTAAAAGCGTGTTTCAAATATCTACCAACAAATTGAGACTTCACCTCACAAAAAATTTCCACGTGGGGGCCGTACGAAGCATCGCAGGCAGATGCTTCCGAGTGCTTTATCCTCGACCATTGGAGCTGAGGAAAGCAGCGGGCGAGGAAGCCGCACTTCATCCCCTTGGGCATGGCTTAAATTTCCCATGTTTTTAGACAATGGATGAAGTAGCCCAACAAGCCCAATCCAACTGTCAATATTAATGGACCTGCGCTGGcctctttaaattaaatttatttattgttggaAAACCGGTATTGTAAAAATCGGAAGCACTCAACTTGCTGAGACTCTTGACGTTTTGGTTGCAAAGGCGCTTCGGTTCTCCCACACGATTCATTTTCATTAACTAAGGAGGAGCCACTTCATCTTCTCTCTTACTTATGTGTTTTTTCGGATACTCATGCATACGGGTTTCAATCGTGCCATTTTCGCAGCAACGCCGATTTCCTCATTATCCAGGAGTTTATGTATTGGAAGGTTCTCATTTCTTGGAACAATGAGTAATACGAGTATGAAATCGGGCGATTCCATCAAGTCCTTCAAGAATGTGAGTTTTCTGTTTTCCTTTTATCGctttcctttttttaaaattcttaattGTATATTCTGTTGAGAGCTCCCATGGTTGATTTATCAAACATTTGGTATGCGCCGGGGGAGTGGGGTGGTAAAATGTTAAAGAACTAGCTAGTCTAAATAAGGTATACTGATTTAAGATTTTTTCTGACGTTAAAGATCTACTGATATTTTTGAGGTTATTATGTCCTTGCATGAAGTACGATCCATTGTTTAATGCAGCTCGCTTCCTAGGTGAAATGTTATTTTGCAtagtttgaaatttttgtgtATTCCAAAGGGTGCTGATAATGGCAGAGACCAAAAGTTTCGGGCGGCTGCGGAAGATCATTCACGACAGTTCATAACAACAGAAGCTTCTTACGATGAGGAATATCCCTCACTTTCTGCTAGTATCAATTCTGAACCTAAATGTAAAAGGAGGGATAGAGTAGACTTGGGGTCTAGTGTCGAAAAAAAGTTGGAAAGCGAGCAACTTGATCAAGCATCATTTGCTATGAGCGACCCCAAGGATTCAGACTTGCCTTTCATCGAGCAATCCTTTGATATTTGTTTTCGAAAAGCAACAAAACAGAAGCCCCGAAAAGGTTCTTTGCATAAAATGTGGGTTCCAAAGGAACAACAGATTGTTGCAAACCCATTCGAAGAGATGGGTCAAGTACTGGGACCTGGAATGGTGttattgaaaaattatatacCAATCAGTGAGCAGGTATTCCTGTAATACTCGACTTTCACACTTTGAATTGGGGAAGAAAAACGTACTAGTTATGTCTCTTGCAGGTGAACATTGTAAATAAATGTCGAGAATTAGGCCTTGGTCCAGGAGGGTTTTACCGACCTGGGTACAAAGATGGAGCCAAATTGCGCTTGTTCATGATGTGTCTTGGTCTCGATTGGGATCCTCAAACAAGAGCATATGCAGAAATCCGACGCCATGACAATGTTGTTCCCCCTGGCATTCCATCTCACTTCTCTTCGGTAGTTGCCAAAGCACTTGATGATTCTCATTGTCTGATAAAAAAGGACATGGACATCACAAACGTGGATGACATGCTCCCAAAAATGTCACCGGATTTGTGCATTGTCAATTTCTACACCACAAAAGGTCGACTTGGTCTCCATCAGGTTTGTATCTGTAAATCGCATAAAGCGACTTGGTCTTCAATATATACATCTCCAACGTTTTAGTTATGTCATTATACTGTACTACAAATTACTTGCTAAATTATTGATACTATTAGATCATCACACTACGTAAGCACAATATAAAATACTACACTATACCGTTATTGCTCTACATGATGCTATCGGGTTATTTGACTACACTAAACTACAAAGCATTATATTGCTACGCTATATCAACTGATGTATTGCTACGCTATGCCTCACTAAATTATATAGCACTATACTGCCATATTTACTGTATAGCTGTGCCAATAGCTGTCGCAAATTCTTACTCTAAGCAGGATCGTGATGAAAGTTATGATAGTCTTCGGAAAGGGTTACCTGTCGTTTCAGTGTCGGTTGGTGATTCGGCGGAGTTTTTGTTCGGTAATCAGAGGGATGTTGACAAAGCCGATAATATCTTGCTGGAATCCGGAGATGTGCTGATATTTGGTGGTGAATCTAGGCACATTTTTCATGGTGTCACAAATATTGTTCCTAGAACAGCTCCTCTTGAGTTGCTGGAGAAGACAGGACTTCGACCTGGTCGCTTGAACCTGACTTTCAGAAAGTATTGAAGACCATATGCTCTTGACTTCTGGTTTAGCTGATGCTAACTTGTGTGTTATTTCtgaacaattatattattaaacttCTTTGGAAACCCGCTATCTTGGATGTTGAattgaatatttatattaaacttGCAGTTATCAATTCTCGGAATCCAAATGGTACTTAGCTGTCATTAATTGTGCTTCCTGCCTGATGTGTGTAAAGCATTGTCGTATTTTATACATTTGCAATGTCGTTATATATATTCTATGGTTGAAAGACAGTGGTGTAAATTCTTTGCAGTAGAATTGATATCACATTATCATGATTTCACGGCCAAAATTTacttttctaaattttataaataatcatataaatgggacttgaaaattataataattgtttgagtgtaattatttatatattaatgagCAAAGATGTACGAAATAATTGAACATGCTTTCAAATTGATAAAATTTCTGCAATAATTCTATTGACATTCCTAAATTAATAATTCTACGTGACATTCCTATATTAATTagttgtaattttttaaaacctttTATAATCAATACATGTGCTAAATTTCTATAGATGAGGtacacaaaaaaatgaaaaattttaaagatcGAAGATCTGGGAGTGACTCGACCTGTTATAACTATAACAATAAAAACCCAAGAATCTTCTAATGCCAAGGTCACCAAGTACAAAGAAATGAGTTCCAAAAATATCAATAGGTTAGCTTGGAATAAACGACACAAATATTATTACTCAAATGTCAAGGTGAAAAATCACAAAGTCGTCCATATATATAATTCTCTTATCAAGATGTGATTTTGAGAATTGCAATGCTTCAGCAAGCACTAAATTACTTGTAAATTATATATGAAATGATGCATCACTGGATCGATCTCGTCCACAATGAAAATCTAACCGTCGTAACGCAGAAACATGGACGATCCAGCAGGCATGGAAGGGCGACCCCGGCGGTGCGCATCTGATCTAACCACAAACAAGCCTGAAAATCGAACAACTGAACTAATGACCGAAAAGGCATCCACAACAATGAAAGCGAATTCGCGATAAATGCTCATGCTCTTCCTCAACACAACATGCATTAAGATTGATATCACATCCTCAAATCTCCGCATTTCGAACTTTTTTATTATAGGCTAATTTCTTTTCACTTAAAAGCTTTGATTCAGATATCAGGTTATTATTACATGAATCAAGCAATCATGGGTTCCACGCAGTTACTGAAATGCCCTttccttctttcttcttttttaattaaattattacataAATGGTAGTTGAATTTAACAGGAACAAAATTTTACCTCTGCCAAACATCTTTCCAAAACAAGGGAACTTTTACAGGCAATATTATTGATTTACAAACTGGAGAACTATCATTTACAAGTAAATGACAGATCAAAGCGATGGAAATTTATCAAGTTTGGGTTTTTACTGGAGGGTCAAAGAGATAACATACGAGTGTTtcttttttctatattttttgctCATCAGACCGAATATATAATACTTGAATATTGTCTTCTTGTCCGAGTAGGGACATTTTATATTAACGAGGTGAGCACATAATGTGCTCATCCTATGTTCGAGTACTGTAAGGTCGCTGAATAGTCATAGCATATAATTCGTGGATTGCATGAAATATGTCGACATGCAGTTTCCCAAATGCTGTCGTTCCCCACCACTGTGAGAGAGAGtttctctgtgtgtgtgtgtatttgtcAATTATGAGAGAGAGTGATGCTGTAAAAGGTTTTAAAAACGTAATACATGGCGAAATGTTTAGATCAAACATCAAAGATCGCGAACTTAAACATAAAAACTGTATTAATATCTTaaatacaattttaattttttaagcgaagaatttcaaattaattaaaaaatgataCTAAAAGCATAATCTTttgtttcttgaaaataattataGTTTTGTAatgttaataatatatattgaaaCTAAAAGAACTCATGATTTTTTACGCATTAAACTTGTTTAACGAGTCTAACCATTTGATTCCTGCTTTTGATCAAATCGTATTGTTTTCTTGTTTAATTTCGCTCAGGAATCTTTGTTTAATCATAGTTTGTTAAGATCAGAAGTATGTTTAAAGATgagtgaataaatattttaaaaaatttctatatgATTTTGCAAAGCAAGCTGCATGGGTTACCCGCTCGAGTTAACGTTCTCAATCAAACTATGTGTATCGAACAACTAAGCAAATTTAAAGTACGGAAAAAGTTCGACACATTTAGTGAACTAGTTATGCACAATATATAAACGCATATGAATAAAGAACATAAAGTAAAATGAGCTAAGAGTTTGTTTATGAAAGTTCAAAGGAAAAAATTTTACATCTCCTCTTATTCTGTTTAAGAAGGATTCTACTAGAGTATTTGATTAGTACAACTATTTGTACATAACTCATTTTAGCTTGTTCAACAATCCTATTGAGCTGAAACTTCTAGCAAATGCACAACAAATTCTATATGTTCAGAAATAAGTTTATGATCGTTACAAACTTCTCAATGTACAAATCAGCTCGAGTATACAAAGACTGCGTGAGAATAAAACGGGTGCACAAAATGATCCTTAATCGATCTTATAGGATTTTAGCGTGTGTAGATCAACttgatgtaatttttttttttttttgtgagatgCTAATAGAAATTCAGGAAATGCTCTTGAGTATTCAAAGTTCAGTTATCATCCACATGGTGATGCATTCCTTCTTTTATAgtcaatattaataaatttgaacGGTGTTACTGGATAACAAACAAATTTGTAGGAATGTCACATGTCTTTGTCGTCTTTCCAAATATAGTACTAAACAATATTTTAGACACTAGCTAGATATATATGGTAGCTaatggatatttaattatattacatagATAATAAGATTTgtcatttttatgatcatatTCAAATTTAAACTCTGAGAATTTCAGTAGATCAATTAGTGTCCAACTCGATAGGTGACCTTGAGCAAAATTAACTTAACTAATTTATAAATTAGGCCcgattatcaaaataaaaattcgttTTACTAACAACAAAAAAAGTTAAGACACAGGAAAAGTAATAATTGAAATGACTATGGATTTCATTGAATCTCATGGATGTTTTTGCTCCGATGTGATCCCACAACTCTTCCATCACGGTAACAcatctattaattatattacaagACAATTgtgattaaaagaaaaaaattagacactcattataaacaaaaaaatcatatatttaaaacataCTCTAATTCTTTTTAtcccttattattattatattattaagaatTTGGCTATTATAGTAACTATTTTTGATAGATTGATAGGTTTACTTATTAAAAAACAAAccttaattttaaataatttataatttatccatgtatatcttaacctacataaaatttaaagattgaaaAAATCGTTTATACAATTCTTAATTGGTggacaaaatatttttgactaattaattaatttttaacacATGCATTGTGTGTACCAACattactaatttaaaatatgtttggTTCGTTATACGCTAAAAATTTATGTATACTAGTGCACCAACGCACGTGTTGAGTgcttttataatattttttataattaatttgatttatatttaaatttggatcaaaatataattataagaaatagtgagggtctacattgtaattttgatatataattaaaaaataaattgaaaaataaaagaataaaaaaatgaccTCTAAGAATTGAACCTATAACCTAAACCCCGAAAAACAATGAACATATCCGTTGAACTACATAtaacttgcattaaaattttaacattttattaatatatataattatcaaaACAGACAATGACAccaaagttagttactctaagtgtctcaaacttaataaaatagtatagtATAGAAGTATAGGTATTATAGAtgtatataaaaagaaaaaaaccaaAACAATTTAGTTATTTTGGTTTTTTCCCCGAAATCCgataaacaaaccaaaaaacaaaaatttacacAATGAAAACCGAAACTAACCAAATTACCAAAGAAACTGAACCATAAACagaaaaataaatgattaaaataaataaattcatgtACGATCCAATTTCTTGTACCTTTTGTAGTATCTTGTCGACGAGATTAAATTTATCAAAAGAACTTGACATGTTTTGGGATTTAATTCGTAGCGCTTAATACAGTATATGTAATATTATTGCAACTTCGTTCACAAATGCAAGACCAACACAAATTCAAATAGtataaattctttttaaatatttttagctTTTTATACATATGTTATTATTCTATCCATTATCACTGATCATCTTATCAAGAAGAATACCAATTATACAAagcatataaaattaaattactaatataaacaaatataagcTCCAACGAGTATTTCCTACTCATTGTAAAGTAAGACTAATTAAATTAAGAACT comes from Primulina huaijiensis isolate GDHJ02 chromosome 2, ASM1229523v2, whole genome shotgun sequence and encodes:
- the LOC140971048 gene encoding DNA N(6)-methyladenine demethylase ALKBH1D-like — its product is MHTGFNRAIFAATPISSLSRSLCIGRFSFLGTMSNTSMKSGDSIKSFKNGADNGRDQKFRAAAEDHSRQFITTEASYDEEYPSLSASINSEPKCKRRDRVDLGSSVEKKLESEQLDQASFAMSDPKDSDLPFIEQSFDICFRKATKQKPRKGSLHKMWVPKEQQIVANPFEEMGQVLGPGMVLLKNYIPISEQVNIVNKCRELGLGPGGFYRPGYKDGAKLRLFMMCLGLDWDPQTRAYAEIRRHDNVVPPGIPSHFSSVVAKALDDSHCLIKKDMDITNVDDMLPKMSPDLCIVNFYTTKGRLGLHQDRDESYDSLRKGLPVVSVSVGDSAEFLFGNQRDVDKADNILLESGDVLIFGGESRHIFHGVTNIVPRTAPLELLEKTGLRPGRLNLTFRKY